The Paenibacillus pabuli DNA segment GAAGTCCGTCGGGCTGAAGAACTCCCTGTTATGGCAGATCAAAAAATTTTATAAAAAGGAATTCATGATCGGCATGAATGCGCTGGAGTTGATCGATACACAATTTGGCATTCAGATGGACGAACATGAAGCCAGCTTTATCGCCATGCATTTTGTCAACGCCAGACAGGATGTTCAGGGCATGCAGCAGACGGTTGAAATTACCGAAGTGATCGATGATATTTTTAACATCGTGACGAATCATTATGGTGTTATCCTGGATGAAAATTCGTTTAATTATTCCAGGTTTATTACCCATTTGCAATATTTCGTCCAGCGCATGGTGAGCAATGAACAGGAACAGACGGCGTCTGGTGACAACTTTCTGTATGATCAGGTCAAAGACAAATACGGCAAGGCTTTTCAGTGCACCCAATTGATCAATCAGTACCTTGAGGACAAGTTCGAAAGTGCGATGTCCATTGATGAGAAGGTGTATTTGACAATCCATATTCAACGCGTTACTTCCCGAAATGAAATGCAGGACACGGAATAAAAAAGCTTGCAAACGATTTCGCTGTCATTTATAGTAGGTCTCACAACTTAACGACAAGGATTGTTACTGGTCAAGCAGGCGATACCTAAACGATTGGCACCCCATCCATTTTCGGATGGCCACTGCCCTCCGTTTAGGTATTTTTTTGTTTTCAGGGCAGTCTGACCACAAAGGAGAATGAACATGGATCATAAAAAAATGGGAGATGACATCGTACGCCTCGTCGGCGGTGAAGCCAATATCAACGGACTTGTCCACTGTGCGACCAGGCTGAGGTTTAACCTCAAAGATTCCAAAAAAGCCGAGCGTGAGACGCTTGAAAAACATGAGGGCGTAATTACCGTTGTGGAGAGCGGTGGACAATTTCAGGTTGTGATCGGGAGTCATGTTGCTCATGTATATGCAGAGATTATGAAGCATCGGGATTTTGGAGGTGAGTCCTCCTCAACCGCTGAGACAACAGGTGAAAAAACCTCGGTCTTATCCAAAGTTTTTGAAATTATCTCGGGAAGCTTCTCTCCGTTGATTCCGGCCATGGCGGGTTCAGGTATGTTAAAAGCCTTGCTGACCGTTCTAACCATGCTTGGCTGGATGTCCGACACCAGTGACACCTATCTTATTTTATCTGCAGCCGGCAATGCCGTATTTTACTTTCTGCCCATTTTCCTCGGCATTACGCTGGGTATGAAGCTGAAAGCCAATCCTTATGTCGCCGGGGTCATCGGTGCTGCCCTGCTGGAACCAAACTTCACCGGATTGATGGACAAAGGGTCCGATGTATCGTTCCTGGGGATACC contains these protein-coding regions:
- the licT gene encoding BglG family transcription antiterminator LicT — protein: MIIRQIFNNNVIRAENQVGHEFVVIGNGLGFKKKNGQPVDEDKIEKTFVLKSDNIPQKLIDLMGETSVEYLTLADKIVGYAKREMGDIFSDNIYISLIDHIQFAISRYRKSVGLKNSLLWQIKKFYKKEFMIGMNALELIDTQFGIQMDEHEASFIAMHFVNARQDVQGMQQTVEITEVIDDIFNIVTNHYGVILDENSFNYSRFITHLQYFVQRMVSNEQEQTASGDNFLYDQVKDKYGKAFQCTQLINQYLEDKFESAMSIDEKVYLTIHIQRVTSRNEMQDTE